One Clostridium estertheticum DNA segment encodes these proteins:
- the pth gene encoding aminoacyl-tRNA hydrolase — protein sequence MYLVIGLGNPGDEYKHTRHNVGFDVIDLMAGKYNVSVNRVKFKGVYGEINISSQKVILLKPSTYMNLSGESAQQAASFYKIPNENIIIIYDDISLDVGKLRIRSKGSAGGHNGIKSIIASMGSDIFPRIKIGVGQPERSRVSYVLGRFGSGDRILVEKTFEATIKAVEAIIAKGSTEAMNEFNGFNA from the coding sequence ATGTACTTGGTAATTGGACTAGGAAATCCAGGAGACGAATATAAACATACAAGGCATAATGTAGGATTTGATGTAATTGATTTAATGGCAGGCAAGTATAATGTTTCAGTTAATAGGGTAAAATTTAAAGGTGTGTATGGAGAAATTAATATATCATCCCAAAAGGTTATCCTTTTAAAACCTAGTACATATATGAATTTAAGTGGAGAGAGTGCGCAGCAAGCAGCTTCTTTTTATAAGATTCCTAATGAAAATATCATCATAATATATGATGATATTAGTTTGGATGTAGGTAAATTAAGGATAAGAAGTAAAGGCAGTGCTGGGGGACATAATGGGATAAAAAGCATTATTGCGAGTATGGGCTCAGACATATTTCCAAGAATAAAAATAGGTGTAGGACAACCAGAAAGGTCGCGAGTATCTTACGTTTTAGGACGATTTGGAAGTGGGGACCGAATACTGGTAGAAAAGACCTTTGAAGCGACTATAAAAGCTGTTGAAGCTATAATAGCAAAAGGAAGCACTGAGGCTATGAACGAATTTAATGGGTTTAATGCTTAA